The Glycine max cultivar Williams 82 chromosome 12, Glycine_max_v4.0, whole genome shotgun sequence genome window below encodes:
- the LOC100808626 gene encoding uncharacterized protein — protein sequence MLSSFGFVSSAYMSDSDVSRRKMTTTTRIHIMALDGIVNVNSLFTLALFLGITTTSTTNTLIGDDNAACAAGASISEGLIAFHVYSFSSFLFSSLIALALKNIINFSKDIKDGDVVLDNNNNNWVHSAAKINTVVLRLGTLVSAFGSVFGCGFLVMALVDLVQIKLGTLACGSPHTFAAVAPLLVLVPTALLIYVVLVLYSFTR from the coding sequence ATGTTATCTTCCTTTGGTTTTGTTTCATCAGCCTATATGTCTGATTCCGACGTGTCACGCCGGAAAATGACAACAACGACGAGAATTCACATAATGGCCTTAGACGGCATCGTCAACGTTAATTCACTCTTCACCTTAGCCCTATTCCTCGGCATCACCACCACCAGCACCACCAACACCCTCATCGGCGACGACAACGCCGCATGCGCCGCCGGAGCCTCCATTTCGGAAGGCCTCATCGCGTTCCACGTGTACTCCTTCAGCTCGTTTCTATTCTCGAGCCTCATCGCTTTGGCTCTCAAAAACATCATCAACTTCAGCAAGGACATCAAAGACGGTGACGTCGTTctggacaacaacaacaacaactggGTTCACAGTGCTGCGAAAATTAACACTGTTGTTTTGAGGTTGGGAACTCTCGTTTCGGCTTTTGGGTCGGTTTTCGGATGTGGGTTCTTGGTGATGGCTCTTGTGGATTTGGTACAGATCAAGTTGGGAACTTTGGCTTGTGGTAGTCCTCATACTTTTGCTGCCGTGGCTCCATTGCTTGTTCTTGTTCCCACTGCGCTACTGATCTATGTTGTTCTCGTCCTCTATTCCTTTACTCGTTAA